One Streptococcus sp. S1 DNA window includes the following coding sequences:
- a CDS encoding CPBP family intramembrane glutamic endopeptidase has product MKKGKIIQDIKTNTSMPVLISTLFYVFLASLFIEGGLWLGSELVGPFSLVIGFLAEFFSPGNGTASIQEFFYHYFLYYELFSFVIILFLFMFWVKVIEKNAISSLGFVKRNWLKYLVWGIMISLVQMGVIALVYQVSGIGSFVLNELSLEPLLFILGLFPFWLIQGGTEEVATRGWLLTRIAARTNLPLAIAISSSLFGILHMGNAGVTFLSVLNIILDGVLAALLFIYTDSIWLVVAQHGTWNYVQGNLLGFQVSGTGADASIFSFTMGDGPDWLTGGAFGAEGSIITTLVLLVSLVIVYRLGERKEKFDD; this is encoded by the coding sequence ATGAAGAAAGGAAAGATCATTCAGGATATAAAAACAAACACATCTATGCCAGTTCTTATTTCTACACTATTCTATGTATTTTTAGCCTCCCTCTTTATAGAAGGGGGACTATGGCTTGGTAGTGAATTGGTGGGACCATTTTCCTTAGTGATAGGTTTTCTGGCGGAGTTCTTTTCACCAGGAAATGGGACAGCAAGTATTCAAGAATTTTTCTACCATTATTTTCTCTATTATGAGCTCTTCAGTTTTGTAATCATTCTGTTCCTCTTTATGTTTTGGGTGAAGGTCATAGAGAAGAATGCAATATCAAGCTTAGGCTTTGTAAAAAGAAATTGGCTCAAGTATCTAGTCTGGGGGATCATGATTTCACTTGTTCAAATGGGAGTGATCGCGCTTGTCTACCAAGTAAGTGGCATCGGGTCTTTTGTGTTAAATGAGCTCAGTTTAGAGCCCTTGCTTTTTATCCTAGGATTATTTCCATTTTGGCTCATCCAAGGAGGGACGGAAGAAGTAGCGACGCGAGGTTGGCTTCTGACTCGGATTGCTGCAAGAACTAATCTGCCTTTAGCGATCGCGATTTCTAGTAGTCTCTTTGGCATTCTGCATATGGGTAATGCAGGAGTGACCTTCTTATCCGTTCTGAATATCATCCTCGATGGAGTGCTGGCTGCTCTGCTTTTTATCTATACGGATAGTATCTGGCTAGTGGTCGCCCAACACGGCACTTGGAACTATGTACAAGGAAATCTCCTTGGTTTTCAAGTCAGTGGCACAGGTGCAGATGCGTCTATCTTTAGTTTTACCATGGGAGATGGACCTGACTGGTTGACCGGAGGGGCATTTGGAGCAGAAGGATCAATCATCACCACTTTGGTTCTTCTTGTATCCCTAGTGATTGTCTATCGCTTAGGGGAGAGGAAAGAAAAGTTTGATGACTAA
- a CDS encoding sensor histidine kinase gives MEKELTIKQLIKRTYLKIIWQFLLCLILFYIVPALLSSVSGINEKNANHFALFFSVSSWIYLCIILIFIIVINIRRLLTEIQTEMNMVYHSGLYFTKNEHHHLQIKEFIETNDLIEKMQSDIKNRIQNEKDQKKELMFQVSSAAHDLRSPLTVIRGNAEFLQSTEQTPQTMECLKDLEQASIQLNDYFNNFIQYSKTFYDHDIQLENISIKQVTHQLKEQITPLLPRNTNFVFSNTVTPSTQIAIHSNLFFRAITNIINNAIQHQQDNDAKIQLTMSQDNGQLVLTIWNNQSSFSKNVLQHAGNLFYKEDQARTLSQESHFGLGLSFVKRVMKLHNGTMHLENSNNGAQVKLIIPIII, from the coding sequence ATGGAAAAAGAATTGACAATCAAGCAACTCATTAAGCGTACCTACCTTAAAATCATTTGGCAATTTCTTCTATGTCTGATACTTTTTTACATAGTTCCAGCTCTTCTATCTTCTGTATCTGGAATTAATGAGAAAAATGCCAATCACTTTGCTTTATTTTTTAGCGTCAGTTCTTGGATATATCTTTGCATCATTTTAATTTTTATCATTGTAATAAATATTAGACGATTATTAACTGAGATTCAAACAGAAATGAATATGGTTTATCATAGTGGTCTATACTTCACAAAAAATGAACATCACCATTTGCAGATTAAAGAATTCATTGAAACAAACGATCTGATTGAAAAAATGCAATCTGATATAAAAAATAGAATTCAAAATGAAAAAGATCAAAAAAAAGAACTCATGTTTCAAGTATCTAGCGCTGCACATGATCTTCGTAGCCCTCTAACTGTCATTAGAGGAAATGCTGAATTCCTACAATCCACCGAGCAAACACCTCAAACAATGGAATGTCTAAAAGACCTTGAGCAAGCAAGTATTCAGTTAAACGATTATTTTAACAACTTTATCCAATATTCCAAAACTTTTTACGACCATGATATCCAACTTGAAAATATATCAATTAAACAAGTAACTCATCAATTGAAGGAACAGATCACTCCTTTACTCCCTAGAAATACGAATTTTGTTTTTTCAAATACAGTAACTCCATCGACACAAATTGCCATTCATTCCAATCTATTTTTCCGAGCAATCACCAATATTATTAATAATGCAATACAACATCAACAAGATAATGATGCAAAGATCCAGCTAACAATGTCACAAGACAATGGTCAATTAGTTCTAACTATATGGAATAATCAATCTAGTTTTTCAAAAAATGTATTACAACATGCTGGAAATCTTTTCTATAAAGAGGACCAAGCAAGAACACTCTCTCAAGAAAGTCACTTTGGACTTGGTTTATCTTTCGTGAAACGTGTCATGAAACTTCATAATGGAACTATGCACTTAGAAAATAGTAATAATGGTGCACAAGTGAAACTAATCATTCCCATTATTATATAG
- a CDS encoding response regulator transcription factor: MKYKILAIDDDEKILRLIENALKANNFQVETRKNIEEINICDFTGFDLILLDVMMPISGLEICRSIRSQITTPILFLTAKDFEEDLLKGIQAGADDYITKPFSIKELIARIQMHLRREERSHNASREEMDSNITFYRDSQEVYYQSNRISLTKREFDLLYLLAKNENRIFSIEELYNYLYPVDSDAQLRSITEYIYQIRQKFKIHQIDPIKTVWGGGYKWKKN; encoded by the coding sequence ATGAAGTATAAAATTTTAGCCATTGACGATGATGAAAAAATCTTACGATTAATAGAGAATGCATTAAAAGCCAACAACTTTCAGGTGGAAACTCGTAAAAATATAGAGGAGATTAATATCTGTGACTTTACTGGATTCGATCTAATTTTACTTGACGTCATGATGCCTATTTCTGGTTTAGAAATCTGTCGTTCCATTCGTTCACAAATTACTACTCCAATCCTATTTCTAACCGCTAAAGATTTTGAAGAAGATTTACTAAAAGGAATTCAAGCTGGGGCAGATGATTACATCACAAAACCATTCAGCATTAAAGAATTAATTGCAAGAATTCAAATGCATCTTCGTAGGGAAGAAAGATCTCACAACGCCTCTAGAGAAGAGATGGATTCAAATATAACTTTTTATCGAGATAGTCAAGAAGTTTATTATCAATCAAACAGAATTTCATTAACTAAGCGAGAGTTTGATTTACTTTATCTTTTAGCAAAAAATGAGAACCGAATATTTAGCATAGAAGAACTTTACAATTACCTCTATCCTGTAGACTCTGATGCACAACTACGATCCATTACTGAATACATCTATCAAATTAGACAAAAATTTAAGATTCATCAAATTGATCCAATCAAAACAGTATGGGGAGGAGGATACAAATGGAAAAAGAATTGA
- a CDS encoding ABC transporter ATP-binding protein, whose translation MITIQKLHKEYNNKIVLQNVSFKAKKGEITGLIGPNGSGKSTLIRILLGLENSQMGMALIDGKKYSQLGDNPFCIVGSFLDSCQPYPTRTGFQHLRWIGLACGVDKNRCNECLELVGLSEAKNKKVKDYSLGMKQRLGLATALLANPDILILDEPINGLDPEGIRWVRNFLQSFVNEGKSVLMTSHYMSELELTVDHLVGISNGKIVLDAPTKDILKQFGSFEEAYFKALEGKEGE comes from the coding sequence ATGATAACAATTCAAAAGCTACATAAGGAATATAATAATAAAATTGTCCTTCAAAACGTGTCTTTCAAAGCCAAAAAAGGTGAGATTACTGGATTGATTGGACCGAATGGATCTGGAAAATCAACTTTAATTAGAATTTTGCTTGGTTTAGAAAATAGTCAAATGGGAATGGCGTTGATCGATGGGAAAAAATACTCTCAATTGGGAGATAATCCTTTTTGTATTGTTGGATCATTCCTAGATAGTTGTCAACCTTATCCAACTAGAACAGGATTTCAGCATCTTCGGTGGATTGGTTTGGCTTGTGGCGTTGACAAAAATAGGTGCAACGAATGTTTAGAGTTGGTGGGGTTAAGTGAAGCTAAAAATAAAAAAGTAAAAGACTATTCATTAGGAATGAAGCAACGTCTTGGTTTAGCAACAGCCTTATTAGCAAATCCTGATATCTTAATTTTAGATGAACCAATCAATGGATTAGATCCAGAGGGTATACGCTGGGTACGCAATTTTTTGCAGTCTTTTGTCAATGAAGGTAAGTCTGTATTAATGACAAGTCATTATATGAGTGAGTTAGAATTAACTGTAGATCATTTGGTTGGTATTTCTAATGGAAAAATTGTTCTTGATGCTCCTACCAAAGACATTTTGAAACAGTTTGGATCTTTTGAGGAGGCATATTTTAAGGCACTCGAAGGGAAAGAAGGTGAATAA
- the uvrB gene encoding excinuclease ABC subunit UvrB gives MINRVTDNKFKLVSKYQPSGDQPQAIEQLVDNIEGGEKAQILMGATGTGKTYTMSQVIAQVNKPTLVIAHNKTLAGQLYGEFKEFFPENAVEYFVSYYDYYQPEAYVPSSDTYIEKDSSVNDEIDKLRHSATSALLERNDVIVVASVSCIYGLGSPKEYADSVVSLRPGLEISRDKLLNDLVDIQFERNDIDFQRGKFRVRGDVVEIFPASRDEHAFRVEFFGDEIERIREIEALTGQVLGDVDHLAIFPATHFVTNDDHMEVAIAKIQAELEEQLKVFEKEGKLLEAQRLKQRTEYDIEMLREMGYTNGVENYSRHMDGRSEGEPPYTLLDFFPEDFLIMIDESHMTMGQIKGMYNGDRSRKEMLVNYGFRLPSALDNRPLRREEFESHVHQIVYVSATPGDYEMEQTDTVIEQIIRPTGLLDPEVEVRPTMGQMDDLLGEINARVERGERTFVTTLTKKMAEDLTDYFKEMGVKVKYMHSDIKTLERTEIIRDLRLGVFDVLVGINLLREGIDVPEVSLVAILDADKEGFLRNERGLIQTIGRAARNSEGHVIMYADTMTQSMQKAIDETARRRQIQMAYNEEHGIVPQTIKKEIRDLISVTKAVGKEEDKEVDITSLNRQERKELVKKLQGQMQEAVEVLDFELAAQIRDMMLEVKALD, from the coding sequence ATGATTAATCGAGTAACTGATAACAAATTTAAACTAGTATCCAAATACCAACCGTCTGGGGATCAACCGCAGGCCATTGAACAGTTGGTGGATAACATCGAGGGTGGTGAGAAGGCGCAAATCCTGATGGGAGCGACTGGTACGGGGAAGACCTATACTATGAGTCAGGTCATTGCCCAGGTCAATAAGCCGACCCTGGTCATTGCTCACAATAAAACCCTAGCAGGTCAGCTCTATGGGGAGTTCAAGGAATTTTTCCCGGAAAATGCGGTCGAGTACTTCGTATCTTACTATGATTACTACCAGCCAGAAGCCTATGTGCCATCGAGCGATACCTATATCGAAAAAGATAGTTCGGTCAATGATGAAATTGATAAACTACGCCACTCCGCAACATCAGCTTTGTTGGAGCGTAACGATGTCATCGTTGTGGCTTCTGTCTCTTGTATCTATGGTTTGGGTTCGCCGAAGGAATATGCCGATAGCGTGGTGAGTCTGCGTCCAGGTCTGGAGATTTCTCGTGATAAACTGCTGAATGACTTGGTGGATATCCAGTTTGAGCGCAATGATATCGACTTTCAACGGGGGAAATTCCGTGTTCGTGGAGATGTGGTCGAGATTTTCCCAGCTTCGCGTGATGAACATGCCTTCCGGGTGGAGTTTTTCGGGGATGAGATTGAGCGGATTCGGGAGATTGAAGCTTTGACAGGCCAGGTTCTGGGAGATGTGGACCACTTGGCTATTTTCCCAGCCACTCACTTCGTGACCAATGATGACCATATGGAAGTGGCCATCGCCAAGATTCAGGCGGAACTTGAGGAGCAGTTAAAAGTCTTTGAAAAGGAAGGGAAGTTGCTAGAAGCTCAACGCTTGAAACAGCGTACTGAGTACGATATTGAAATGCTAAGGGAGATGGGCTACACCAATGGGGTCGAAAACTACTCCCGTCATATGGATGGCCGGAGTGAAGGAGAGCCTCCTTACACCCTTCTTGACTTCTTCCCAGAAGATTTCCTCATCATGATCGATGAAAGTCACATGACCATGGGACAGATCAAGGGCATGTACAATGGAGACCGTTCCCGCAAGGAGATGCTGGTCAACTATGGTTTCCGTTTGCCGTCTGCCTTAGATAACAGGCCACTGCGTCGGGAGGAGTTTGAAAGCCATGTCCACCAGATCGTTTATGTGTCTGCGACACCAGGTGACTATGAAATGGAACAAACTGATACTGTCATCGAGCAGATCATTCGTCCGACAGGTCTACTCGATCCTGAGGTGGAAGTGCGTCCGACCATGGGTCAAATGGACGATCTCTTGGGTGAGATCAATGCGCGTGTAGAACGTGGAGAGCGGACCTTTGTCACCACCCTGACCAAAAAGATGGCAGAAGACTTGACTGACTACTTTAAAGAAATGGGTGTCAAGGTCAAATACATGCACTCGGATATTAAGACCTTGGAGCGGACGGAGATTATCCGTGATTTGCGTCTGGGCGTTTTTGACGTCTTGGTTGGGATTAACCTTCTTCGGGAAGGGATAGACGTACCGGAAGTCAGCCTAGTTGCTATCCTTGATGCGGATAAGGAAGGTTTCCTACGTAATGAACGTGGCCTCATTCAAACCATTGGACGGGCAGCCCGTAATAGTGAGGGACATGTGATCATGTATGCGGACACCATGACCCAGTCTATGCAAAAAGCCATCGATGAAACCGCCCGCCGTCGTCAGATTCAGATGGCCTATAATGAAGAGCATGGCATTGTGCCACAAACCATCAAGAAGGAAATTCGTGACCTGATCTCTGTTACCAAGGCGGTGGGCAAGGAAGAGGATAAGGAAGTCGATATCACCAGTCTCAATCGACAAGAGCGCAAGGAACTGGTCAAGAAACTGCAAGGCCAAATGCAAGAAGCAGTCGAAGTGCTTGATTTCGAATTGGCAGCACAAATCCGTGATATGATGTTGGAAGTCAAGGCTTTGGATTAA
- a CDS encoding GNAT family N-acetyltransferase, with translation MKIIIKTMETPEEIEGKSLVHWQTWREAYDNLLPAEYQDTMTLDRCRFFSQKYPENTLIAMDGKKVVGFISYGNFRDEAIQAGEIIALYVLKDYYGKGVSEQLMHDAFAALDHFSEIYLWVLKDNKRAIAFYQKMGFTFDGQEKILELGKPVKELRMMCSSNNNS, from the coding sequence ATGAAGATTATTATTAAAACAATGGAAACTCCTGAAGAGATAGAAGGAAAATCTCTCGTTCATTGGCAAACGTGGAGAGAGGCTTATGACAATCTTTTACCCGCGGAATATCAGGATACGATGACATTAGATAGATGTCGTTTCTTTAGTCAAAAGTATCCAGAAAATACCTTGATTGCGATGGATGGAAAAAAGGTCGTTGGATTTATCAGCTATGGAAATTTTCGTGATGAGGCCATTCAAGCTGGTGAAATCATTGCCTTATATGTTTTAAAAGATTACTATGGAAAAGGTGTGAGTGAACAGTTAATGCATGATGCATTTGCTGCTCTCGATCATTTCTCTGAAATTTATTTATGGGTTTTGAAAGATAATAAGCGAGCCATTGCTTTCTATCAAAAAATGGGTTTTACTTTTGATGGTCAAGAAAAAATACTTGAACTTGGAAAACCTGTTAAGGAGTTGCGGATGATGTGTTCTTCAAATAATAATTCTTAA
- a CDS encoding NAD(P)H-dependent oxidoreductase, which produces MKILVINGHPDQESYCQAIFQTIVETIDSNRHELKVINLNEEDFDPVLRYGYRKRMEEDSFILRSQEWIQWADHLIFVYPIWWSSLPSLMKGWIDRVFTPGIAYSSNDQGSFIWNYLRGKQFKKLLKGKTASIYATSMAPTWWYKIFSGPLNIPDSYGISVLKNAVLNHCGIKTKRVCILGEVGRDVNTASMRQHHLQKVAAEVKKL; this is translated from the coding sequence ATGAAAATTCTAGTCATCAATGGACATCCTGATCAAGAAAGTTACTGTCAGGCTATTTTTCAAACCATTGTCGAAACTATTGACTCAAATCGCCACGAGCTTAAAGTGATCAATCTCAATGAAGAGGATTTTGATCCAGTTCTTCGCTACGGCTATCGAAAGCGGATGGAGGAAGATTCCTTTATCCTTCGTTCTCAAGAATGGATCCAGTGGGCGGATCACCTGATCTTTGTCTATCCCATCTGGTGGAGTAGTCTGCCGAGCCTCATGAAGGGCTGGATCGATCGGGTCTTTACACCGGGGATTGCCTACTCGTCCAATGATCAGGGAAGCTTTATCTGGAATTACCTCAGAGGCAAGCAATTCAAGAAGTTACTCAAAGGGAAAACAGCCAGTATTTATGCAACCTCAATGGCTCCTACTTGGTGGTACAAGATCTTTTCAGGCCCTCTCAACATTCCAGATAGTTATGGCATCTCTGTTTTGAAGAATGCTGTCTTGAACCATTGTGGGATTAAAACCAAGCGTGTTTGCATTTTGGGTGAAGTCGGCCGGGATGTGAACACCGCTAGCATGCGGCAACACCATCTCCAAAAGGTAGCAGCAGAAGTGAAGAAACTTTGA
- a CDS encoding 8-oxo-dGTP diphosphatase produces MSRTTPTILCNLCMVEDLENGKVVLQFRSPEKTHWAGYAFPGGHIEEGESLVESVIREIYEETGLTITNPKLVAVKDWPQDEGGRYIVFCYKATEYTGQLRSSDEGEVSWVKKDQLEKLDLSYDMLPLLEVMEDPDLSEYYYRKRTDDDWEKLRF; encoded by the coding sequence ATGTCACGTACAACGCCTACTATATTGTGCAATCTTTGCATGGTCGAAGATCTTGAAAATGGGAAGGTGGTCCTTCAATTCCGCTCACCTGAAAAGACTCACTGGGCTGGCTATGCTTTTCCAGGTGGCCATATCGAAGAAGGAGAAAGCCTTGTAGAATCCGTCATTCGTGAAATCTACGAAGAGACAGGACTTACAATTACAAATCCAAAACTGGTCGCAGTCAAAGACTGGCCACAAGATGAGGGCGGCCGCTACATCGTCTTTTGCTACAAAGCGACAGAATATACAGGCCAGCTAAGATCGTCTGATGAAGGAGAAGTTTCTTGGGTTAAGAAAGACCAATTAGAAAAGTTGGATTTATCCTACGACATGCTTCCTCTGCTGGAAGTGATGGAAGACCCAGATTTGTCCGAGTACTATTATCGTAAACGGACAGATGATGATTGGGAAAAATTAAGATTCTAA
- a CDS encoding ATP-binding cassette domain-containing protein, whose product MKSDCLNIKGLNVWYKKDKPIIKDTNLLVPNHSVVGLIGRNGAGKTTLLKALSSVFDHRQYAVESVTIEDKATSFHTNFYKSRTYTVFTENNSFLNWDFVHYFNFVCRLYHRKRNETLLQDLISGFHFEEFLNTDIGSLSTGNKKKVFLITAFYLKPTLLILDEPFDGLDFDATEFLYGLLLQYKEEGSILMSSHIAESIVRVCDTAYSIEDGHIDAIESNLEDWFHDVNRQRG is encoded by the coding sequence ATGAAGAGTGATTGTTTAAACATCAAGGGGCTAAACGTTTGGTATAAAAAAGACAAGCCCATTATAAAAGACACGAATTTGCTTGTACCCAATCATTCTGTAGTAGGGTTGATTGGTCGAAATGGAGCAGGGAAGACAACCTTGCTAAAAGCTTTAAGTAGTGTTTTTGATCATCGGCAGTATGCAGTTGAGTCTGTTACCATAGAAGACAAAGCGACCTCTTTTCATACGAATTTCTATAAGAGCCGTACCTATACAGTTTTTACTGAAAACAATAGTTTTTTAAACTGGGATTTTGTTCACTATTTTAATTTTGTCTGTCGTTTGTATCATCGAAAGAGAAATGAAACGTTATTGCAGGACTTGATTTCAGGCTTTCATTTTGAAGAATTTCTTAATACCGATATCGGTAGTTTGTCAACGGGAAACAAGAAGAAAGTCTTCTTGATCACAGCTTTTTATCTCAAACCTACCCTCCTTATTTTGGACGAACCATTTGATGGCCTTGATTTTGATGCGACAGAATTTCTATATGGTTTGCTATTGCAGTATAAAGAAGAAGGCTCTATTCTGATGAGTTCGCATATCGCAGAGAGTATCGTTCGGGTGTGTGATACAGCTTATTCTATTGAAGATGGTCACATAGACGCGATCGAATCGAATTTAGAAGATTGGTTTCATGACGTCAATCGTCAGAGGGGGTAG
- a CDS encoding PaaI family thioesterase: MKDFHFDAIAAFENYEIEKMRDGHVVVTTKVVESSLNYYGNAHGGYLFTLCDQVSGLVVVSQGVDGVTLQSSINYLKAGRLGDVLTIHGECVHSGRTTRVVDVDITNQDGANVCKATFTMFVTGVRDESAQVRI, encoded by the coding sequence ATGAAAGATTTTCACTTTGATGCAATTGCTGCATTTGAAAATTACGAAATCGAAAAGATGAGAGATGGCCATGTGGTGGTGACAACCAAGGTCGTGGAATCATCGCTCAATTATTATGGAAATGCGCATGGAGGCTATCTCTTTACCCTGTGTGACCAAGTCAGTGGTTTGGTCGTGGTTTCTCAAGGTGTCGATGGGGTGACCTTGCAATCCTCGATCAATTACTTGAAAGCAGGACGTCTGGGTGATGTCCTTACGATCCATGGCGAATGTGTCCACAGTGGACGGACGACTCGAGTTGTGGATGTCGATATTACCAATCAAGACGGGGCCAATGTCTGCAAGGCAACCTTTACGATGTTTGTTACGGGAGTGAGAGATGAATCCGCACAAGTACGCATTTAA